The following are from one region of the Paenibacillus sabinae T27 genome:
- a CDS encoding IS3 family transposase gives MEDHRSEFPLEKMCKALGVSRSGYYTWRSRKPSERVRRKVRLLKRITYHFNDSQQRYGAPKIAHLLRQEGETVTERTVGLYMQELGFRACVSRTFKVQTTDSNHDLPIAPNLLNQQFHVEKPNKVWVADITYIPCREGRLYLASVLDLCTREIVGWRLSDRMNTDLVLGALKDAHLAKRPKKGLIHHSDRGSQYASEDYRKQLKTYRMITSMSRKGNCYDNACMESFHSILKKELIYCKRFRTKQQAYDEIYRYIEFFYNRKRIHGALGYLSPIRFAARFNKRKAS, from the coding sequence GTGGAAGATCATCGCTCCGAGTTCCCTTTGGAGAAGATGTGCAAAGCACTAGGTGTCTCCCGGAGCGGCTACTACACCTGGCGCAGCCGAAAACCCAGCGAGCGAGTGCGGCGCAAGGTGCGGCTGTTAAAGCGGATCACGTATCATTTCAACGATTCACAGCAGCGTTATGGTGCGCCCAAGATTGCACATCTTTTGCGCCAGGAAGGCGAAACCGTCACCGAACGTACCGTCGGCCTATACATGCAAGAACTCGGATTCCGTGCCTGTGTCAGCCGTACCTTCAAGGTTCAAACCACCGACTCCAATCATGATTTGCCGATCGCTCCAAACCTCCTGAACCAGCAGTTTCACGTGGAGAAACCCAATAAAGTATGGGTAGCCGACATTACGTATATTCCATGCCGGGAAGGCCGCCTGTATCTAGCCAGTGTGCTGGACTTATGCACCCGTGAGATCGTAGGCTGGCGTCTGAGCGACCGGATGAACACCGATCTCGTCCTGGGCGCCCTAAAGGATGCCCACCTTGCCAAGAGACCTAAAAAAGGACTGATCCACCATTCGGATCGAGGAAGCCAGTACGCGTCCGAAGATTACCGAAAACAGCTCAAGACTTACCGTATGATCACCAGCATGAGCCGCAAAGGAAACTGCTACGATAATGCTTGCATGGAATCTTTCCATAGCATCCTGAAAAAGGAGCTCATTTACTGCAAGCGATTTAGAACGAAACAGCAGGCCTACGATGAGATCTACCGATACATTGAGTTTTTTTATAACCGCAAACGAATCCATGGTGCACTAGGGTACCTGTCACCGATTCGCTTTGCTGCTCGGTTCAATAAGAGAAAAGCAAGCTAA
- a CDS encoding ABC transporter permease subunit: MNFPLFKQMIKVNAKGTMNYAFGSAFYILLIIWLYPGIAKNTEALGDIVKSMPEGVNNAFGLNSGFASAEAFISGEYYGLILVLILSIVCVQMSTRLMASMVDRGSMAYLLSTPTTRAKVSATQALVLIMSLIVIVGVTTLAGFLGKVWFLGDAYPFNSARFLHLNLVAFMLFFAIGGLTFLVSCLANDEKKALGISGLIAFGFFTIDLVAKISDKLSWMKSLTLFTLYRPAEIVTGQAEWGRSALVLLAVGLVSFGLGIALFKRRDLPL; this comes from the coding sequence ATGAATTTCCCATTGTTCAAACAAATGATTAAAGTGAACGCCAAGGGGACGATGAACTACGCTTTTGGCTCCGCTTTTTATATCCTGCTGATTATCTGGCTCTATCCCGGCATCGCGAAAAACACCGAGGCGCTTGGCGATATTGTCAAATCCATGCCGGAGGGCGTGAACAACGCGTTCGGCCTGAACAGCGGCTTCGCCAGCGCGGAGGCGTTCATCTCAGGTGAATACTACGGGCTTATTCTGGTGCTGATCCTGTCCATTGTGTGCGTGCAAATGTCGACCCGGCTGATGGCCAGCATGGTGGACCGGGGCTCGATGGCCTATCTGCTGTCCACGCCGACCACCCGGGCCAAAGTATCGGCGACGCAGGCGCTGGTGCTGATTATGTCCCTGATCGTCATTGTGGGCGTAACGACGCTGGCGGGCTTTCTGGGAAAGGTCTGGTTTCTGGGCGACGCCTACCCTTTCAACAGCGCACGGTTTCTGCATCTGAACCTCGTTGCTTTTATGCTGTTTTTTGCGATCGGCGGACTGACCTTTCTGGTGTCCTGCCTGGCCAATGACGAGAAAAAAGCGCTCGGTATTTCCGGCCTTATCGCTTTCGGCTTCTTCACCATCGACCTGGTCGCCAAAATCAGCGACAAGCTGAGCTGGATGAAGTCGCTGACGCTCTTCACGCTGTATCGCCCCGCCGAGATCGTCACCGGGCAAGCGGAATGGGGCCGCAGCGCCCTTGTGCTGCTGGCCGTCGGCCTGGTCTCCTTCGGCTTGGGCATCGCGCTGTTCAAGCGGCGGGATTTGCCGCTATAG
- a CDS encoding ABC transporter ATP-binding protein, producing MLTVQGLTKTFSNGKGIRDISFTVNKGEVFGFLGPNGAGKSTTIRHLMGFMKPDRGNAEICGLDVWKAQGTVQKHVGYLPGEIAFVDGMTGIAFLDFMADMQGLKHKGKREELIRRLQFDARTPIRKMSKGMKQKVGLVAAFMHSPEVIILDEPTSGLDPLMQKEFIELVLEEKERGTTFLMSSHSFPEIERTCDRAAIIKDGNLVAVKNIHELQSMQRKLFDVVFENKEDAHRFRASGLPVENYDDFRVRVAIRGNYNAFIEEAAKYRIRSMDVFTQNLEDIFMDYYDREDKQP from the coding sequence ATGCTTACTGTCCAAGGGTTGACCAAAACATTTTCAAACGGAAAAGGGATACGAGACATTTCATTTACGGTAAACAAAGGAGAGGTATTCGGGTTTCTCGGACCGAACGGAGCGGGCAAATCGACGACCATCCGGCATCTGATGGGCTTTATGAAGCCTGACCGGGGGAATGCAGAAATATGCGGGCTGGATGTGTGGAAAGCGCAGGGCACGGTGCAAAAGCACGTCGGCTACCTGCCGGGGGAAATCGCCTTCGTCGACGGAATGACGGGAATCGCCTTCCTTGATTTTATGGCGGATATGCAGGGCCTGAAGCACAAGGGAAAGCGCGAGGAACTCATCCGGCGCCTGCAGTTTGACGCGCGCACGCCGATCCGCAAAATGTCCAAGGGGATGAAGCAGAAGGTCGGCCTCGTCGCCGCATTCATGCACAGCCCGGAGGTGATTATTCTGGATGAGCCCACATCCGGCCTAGACCCGCTGATGCAGAAGGAATTTATTGAACTCGTGCTGGAGGAAAAAGAGCGGGGTACGACCTTCCTGATGTCGTCGCACAGCTTTCCGGAAATTGAGCGGACGTGTGACCGGGCCGCCATTATCAAGGACGGCAATCTCGTCGCCGTGAAAAATATCCACGAGCTGCAGTCGATGCAGCGGAAGCTGTTCGACGTCGTCTTCGAGAACAAGGAGGACGCGCACCGGTTCCGCGCTTCCGGTCTGCCCGTCGAGAATTATGACGATTTCCGCGTGCGGGTCGCCATCCGGGGCAATTATAACGCATTCATCGAGGAAGCAGCGAAATACCGCATTCGCAGCATGGATGTGTTCACCCAGAACCTGGAGGATATTTTTATGGATTACTATGACCGGGAGGACAAACAGCCATGA
- a CDS encoding TetR/AcrR family transcriptional regulator, with protein sequence MKTTIEMLKTWEPKRMRIADIAKAAGVSQVTIYNYFGSKEKLLEQSFKDYIDRSIEGFEQFMQGNPTIKDFVKYSIDQEKAQYSVLSPSQIKELMVDDPEMFGYIQERYEKTVLPLIVRLVEEGKARSEISPKISSNSVLIFMNMYMKSVGDLLEVARKQDNMDTFLEEMTHLFFYGLCGREE encoded by the coding sequence ATGAAAACGACGATAGAAATGCTGAAAACGTGGGAACCCAAACGGATGCGGATTGCGGATATCGCCAAAGCGGCGGGCGTCTCGCAGGTCACGATTTATAACTATTTTGGCAGTAAGGAGAAATTGCTGGAACAATCCTTTAAGGACTACATCGACCGGTCTATCGAAGGTTTCGAACAATTCATGCAGGGGAACCCGACGATCAAGGACTTTGTGAAATATTCGATTGATCAGGAAAAGGCGCAGTATTCCGTCTTGTCACCGTCGCAGATCAAAGAATTGATGGTGGACGATCCCGAAATGTTCGGCTACATTCAGGAGCGTTATGAGAAAACGGTGCTTCCGCTGATCGTCAGACTGGTGGAGGAAGGGAAGGCGAGGAGTGAAATTTCGCCCAAAATTTCGTCCAATTCCGTCCTTATTTTTATGAATATGTATATGAAGAGCGTCGGAGATCTGCTGGAAGTGGCACGTAAGCAGGACAATATGGATACTTTTCTCGAGGAGATGACTCATTTGTTCTTCTACGGTCTGTGCGGCCGGGAGGAGTGA
- the fumC gene encoding class II fumarate hydratase, with protein MEFRIEKDTFGELRVPADKYWGAQTQRSLQNFKIGGEQMPLEVVYALALIKKAAAKVNAELGLLPEAKADAIVRAADEIMQGMHDEHFPLVVWQTGSGTQTNMNVNEVIARRGGELLKLVGAEAVIHPNDDVNKGQSSNDTFPSAMHIAAFLAVERQVLPALKRLKSTLEQKADEYQSLIKIGRTHLQDATPLTLGQEIGAWAAMLEKGERFITDSARSLLELAIGGTAVGTGLNAHPEFGARVAGEIGEELSIPFAQAGNKFHALTSHDQIVHVHGALKALAADLMKIANDVRLLASGPRSGIGELLIPENEPGSSIMPGKVNPTQSEAMTMVVCQVLGNDVTIGVAASQGHFQLNVFKPVIIHSFLQSCRLLADVMRSFEEHCARGITANEPVIHRNLHNSLMLVTALNPHIGYEKAAEIAKLAHKEGLTLKEAALKLKLLTEEEFDRMVKPENMI; from the coding sequence ATGGAATTTCGCATAGAAAAAGACACGTTCGGCGAACTGCGGGTGCCGGCGGACAAGTATTGGGGCGCCCAGACGCAGCGCAGTCTGCAAAACTTCAAAATCGGCGGCGAGCAAATGCCTCTCGAAGTGGTTTATGCCCTGGCGCTGATCAAGAAGGCGGCGGCAAAGGTGAACGCAGAGCTCGGCCTGCTGCCGGAAGCCAAGGCGGACGCCATTGTCCGCGCGGCTGATGAAATTATGCAGGGGATGCATGATGAGCATTTTCCGCTGGTCGTTTGGCAGACGGGAAGCGGGACCCAGACGAATATGAACGTCAACGAAGTGATTGCCCGCCGAGGCGGCGAACTGCTGAAGCTTGTCGGGGCGGAAGCGGTAATTCATCCGAATGACGATGTGAACAAGGGCCAAAGCTCCAACGATACCTTTCCTTCGGCCATGCACATCGCCGCCTTCCTCGCGGTGGAACGTCAAGTGCTTCCGGCACTGAAGCGGCTCAAGAGCACGCTGGAACAGAAAGCGGACGAGTATCAGTCCCTAATAAAAATTGGACGCACGCACCTCCAGGACGCTACGCCGCTTACGCTGGGGCAGGAGATCGGCGCCTGGGCCGCGATGCTGGAAAAAGGCGAACGTTTTATTACGGACAGCGCTCGGTCGCTGCTTGAGCTGGCGATCGGAGGAACGGCCGTCGGAACCGGCCTTAACGCCCATCCTGAATTTGGGGCCAGGGTCGCCGGGGAGATTGGCGAAGAACTTTCCATTCCCTTTGCGCAGGCCGGCAACAAGTTCCACGCCTTGACGAGCCATGACCAGATTGTTCATGTGCATGGAGCGCTGAAGGCGCTGGCCGCTGATCTCATGAAGATCGCAAATGACGTCCGCCTCCTCGCCAGCGGCCCCCGCAGCGGCATCGGCGAGTTGCTTATCCCGGAAAATGAGCCGGGCAGCTCGATTATGCCGGGCAAGGTGAACCCGACGCAGAGCGAAGCAATGACGATGGTCGTCTGCCAGGTGCTGGGCAATGACGTGACGATTGGTGTGGCGGCGAGCCAGGGGCATTTTCAGCTTAATGTATTCAAGCCCGTCATTATTCACAGCTTCCTGCAGTCCTGCCGCCTGCTGGCCGATGTCATGCGGTCGTTTGAGGAGCACTGCGCCCGGGGCATCACGGCGAACGAGCCGGTCATTCACCGCAATCTCCATAACTCCCTGATGCTGGTGACGGCCCTGAATCCGCATATCGGCTACGAGAAGGCGGCTGAAATCGCCAAGCTGGCGCACAAGGAAGGCCTCACATTGAAGGAAGCCGCGTTGAAGCTGAAGCTGCTGACGGAAGAGGAATTTGACCGGATGGTAAAGCCGGAGAACATGATTTGA
- a CDS encoding LacI family DNA-binding transcriptional regulator, with protein MTTIRDIARSANVSIATVSRILNDDLSLSVTEETRRRVLGTARQMNYDFSKRRKKPASSTLEPQQAKVGLLVWYPPEIENEDPYFLYIRQGAEKQLAELGIKVIRSFHLNGQLPKQPLDDLDGMIVIGSVLPEVIERMYPRKTISIHVEHQFQTDICMNGKRSLFFSEKGTLAANKREKLPLIGRFTLIFGYNSKIWWRNSISLPRTGSFLRNKREKFHVIRSVNRRSSITC; from the coding sequence ATGACGACGATTCGCGATATTGCGCGCAGCGCCAATGTATCCATCGCGACGGTATCCAGAATACTGAACGACGACTTGTCACTTTCCGTTACGGAAGAGACGCGGCGGCGAGTCTTAGGTACGGCCCGGCAGATGAACTATGATTTTTCGAAACGCAGAAAAAAGCCGGCTTCAAGCACGCTTGAGCCGCAGCAGGCCAAAGTCGGGCTTCTCGTCTGGTATCCGCCGGAGATCGAGAACGAAGATCCTTATTTCCTGTATATCCGGCAAGGGGCGGAAAAGCAGCTCGCGGAGCTCGGCATTAAAGTGATTCGGAGCTTCCACCTGAACGGGCAGCTGCCCAAGCAGCCGCTTGACGATCTGGACGGTATGATTGTCATCGGGAGCGTACTGCCGGAGGTTATCGAGCGCATGTACCCGCGGAAAACGATCTCAATCCACGTTGAGCACCAGTTTCAGACGGACATATGCATGAACGGGAAAAGGTCCCTTTTTTTTTCGGAAAAAGGGACCCTCGCGGCCAATAAACGGGAAAAGCTCCCGCTTATTGGCCGCTTTACGTTGATTTTCGGCTATAACTCAAAAATATGGTGGAGAAATTCCATCTCATTACCCCGTACCGGCAGCTTTTTGAGAAATAAGCGGGAGAAATTCCATGTTATTCGGTCTGTGAACCGGAGGTCATCCATTACCTGCTGA
- a CDS encoding bifunctional 2',3'-cyclic-nucleotide 2'-phosphodiesterase/3'-nucleotidase: MGKKRWNRPLASMLATAVLSAQVLGGIFTGSLWGADKAEAAASGGSLLPKIDLRLMSTTDVHTNVYGWDYFKNAASSSVGLARTATLIKAARAEQPNNLLLDNGDLIQGTPLGTYEAKIQPVTDVVYDSKPHPMIAALNALGYDAATYGNHEFNYGLDFLDRVVNGSSTDAADTKAKFPYINANIYKPDGVTNYFKPYEIITKTVKDTNGQDQTIKVGLLGLVTPQILEWDKANLEGKVVTKGIVETAEKFVPEVRAAGADVVVVMAHTGFDAAATGPNAENAISELSQVPGIDAITFSHTHKVFPTNGNNTSLDASFKDPATKQPYSYIDNVNGHIHDVPAVQAGYGGGYLGLIDLSITQVDGKWTVDKTASKASTRSAKDAPEDPAILATVGGDHEATIAYTGTPLGTTTAPMNSYFALVQDDPTVQIVTYAQKQYVEKEIATDPTLAPYKGLPILSIGAPFKAGRNGPGEYTSIDAGPLTIRSASDLYLYDNTLKAIKVKGSVVKEWLEMSAGAFNRIKPAISTPQPLLNPGFAVFNFDVIDGIKYKIDVTKNAKYKPDGTINDPTSSRVVEVTYNDQPLDPDQDFIVVTNNYRASGGGNFPGVKTAQMIMDTQTENRQVLMDYIKDAGTIDPTADNNWSLAPIKGNVNVTFTSSPDAKNVLPGNIKDTGASDAKGFEVYSLNLKETVPAPTQDVEVHLIGINDFHGQLDTTSVVGGKNVGTAAILATYLNQTRAKYENSLLFHNGDSVGASAPVSSLERDEPTLEWMNLMKFDVGTLGNHEFDQGVDALKSQIFGGADPKNNKIVHAGADFDYVNANVIDSTYNTPIINPYVIKEIGGVKIGFIGVVTKATPSKVSPAGTAGVRFLSAEEEVQAIGKYAAELQSKGVQTIVVLAHDPASTKGDVTTGEAADLANALPANSPVDVIVAGDNHALANGLVNGKLIVQAYSYGTAFEDIKLVIDHTTGDVKTKSAVVNTTFQDGVTPDPATAALVDKYLNLHPELTKPVGTTDGTITRTDAYNNESALGNLIADAMLSADFGDGKQADFAFMNPGGIRADLPKGNVSFGDLAKIQPFGNTLVKLTLTGAQIKTLLQQQWGVKADGTADTKTLQIAGLKYTANMYLPVADRIASLTKTDGTPIKPDQTYTAVVNNFMAAGGDNYKVLTQASASVPGPIDLDVFYDYVVKTFKGGMITAKIEGRITNKLNPSDSSNPGSTPSPSASPSPTPSATPAPNATPAPTASAPVFKDVEKVAWAKEAIASLAAKGIINGVDGSNFAPAKPVTRAEFVTMLVRALNLNASGAIGKFNDVKQGVWYSGSIAAAVQAGIVKGSGSGKFEPGREITREEMAIMIVNALKGQLQPIDKNATLQKFADKSKIAPYAQEAVAQLTRLGIVNGVDAEKFAPKDIASRAQAAVIIYRMLEKKAS; the protein is encoded by the coding sequence ATGGGGAAGAAACGATGGAACAGGCCTCTAGCTTCCATGCTGGCAACGGCCGTGCTCTCTGCACAGGTGCTGGGTGGAATTTTCACGGGCTCGCTGTGGGGGGCCGATAAGGCAGAGGCTGCCGCTTCCGGGGGCTCTTTGCTGCCTAAAATTGACCTGCGGTTAATGAGCACGACGGACGTGCATACGAATGTATACGGCTGGGATTATTTCAAAAATGCCGCATCATCTTCGGTCGGGCTCGCGAGGACGGCTACCTTGATCAAGGCGGCAAGAGCGGAGCAGCCGAACAACCTGCTGCTTGACAACGGGGACCTGATTCAGGGTACACCGCTCGGTACATATGAGGCGAAGATTCAGCCGGTGACTGACGTGGTCTACGATTCCAAGCCCCATCCAATGATTGCGGCGCTGAACGCCCTGGGATACGATGCGGCGACCTACGGCAACCATGAGTTCAACTACGGTCTGGATTTCCTGGATCGGGTCGTTAACGGAAGCTCCACAGACGCTGCAGACACCAAAGCTAAATTTCCTTATATCAATGCGAATATATATAAGCCGGACGGCGTAACGAACTATTTTAAACCTTATGAGATTATCACCAAGACGGTAAAAGACACGAATGGGCAAGACCAAACGATTAAAGTCGGCCTTCTCGGCCTGGTAACCCCTCAAATCCTGGAATGGGACAAGGCCAATCTGGAAGGCAAGGTTGTGACCAAAGGAATTGTTGAAACCGCAGAAAAGTTTGTTCCTGAAGTCAGAGCAGCCGGTGCGGACGTCGTTGTGGTTATGGCGCATACCGGCTTCGACGCTGCGGCAACGGGACCAAACGCTGAAAATGCCATCAGCGAGCTCAGTCAGGTTCCTGGCATTGATGCGATTACCTTCTCTCATACGCATAAAGTATTCCCGACAAACGGAAATAACACGTCGCTGGACGCTTCCTTCAAAGATCCGGCAACCAAGCAGCCTTACAGCTATATTGACAATGTGAACGGCCATATTCATGACGTTCCGGCTGTGCAAGCCGGTTATGGCGGCGGCTACCTCGGCCTGATCGACCTTTCGATCACCCAAGTAGACGGCAAGTGGACAGTGGACAAGACCGCTTCCAAAGCTTCGACCCGGTCTGCAAAGGATGCTCCGGAGGATCCCGCCATTTTGGCTACCGTAGGGGGCGATCATGAGGCTACTATCGCTTACACCGGTACACCGCTCGGTACGACAACGGCTCCGATGAACAGCTATTTTGCCCTGGTACAGGATGATCCGACCGTTCAAATTGTAACCTATGCGCAAAAACAGTATGTGGAAAAAGAAATTGCCACCGATCCTACCTTGGCCCCATATAAAGGCCTGCCAATTCTCAGCATAGGCGCTCCTTTCAAGGCGGGACGCAACGGCCCTGGCGAATATACAAGCATTGACGCAGGTCCGCTGACGATCCGCAGCGCGAGCGATTTGTACCTGTACGACAACACGCTGAAAGCGATCAAGGTCAAAGGCTCGGTCGTTAAGGAATGGCTGGAAATGAGCGCGGGCGCGTTCAACCGGATCAAACCGGCGATTTCCACGCCTCAGCCCCTGTTGAATCCAGGGTTTGCCGTATTCAACTTCGACGTGATTGACGGCATCAAGTACAAAATCGACGTAACCAAGAATGCAAAATACAAACCGGACGGTACGATTAACGATCCGACCTCCAGCCGGGTGGTTGAAGTGACCTATAACGATCAGCCGCTCGATCCGGATCAGGATTTTATCGTTGTGACGAATAACTACCGCGCAAGCGGCGGGGGCAACTTCCCGGGAGTCAAAACCGCCCAGATGATCATGGACACTCAAACCGAGAACCGTCAGGTTCTGATGGATTATATCAAAGATGCGGGTACGATTGACCCGACCGCCGATAACAACTGGTCTTTGGCGCCGATTAAGGGCAATGTCAATGTGACCTTCACTTCCTCGCCTGACGCCAAAAATGTTCTTCCTGGCAACATCAAGGATACAGGGGCATCTGATGCCAAGGGATTTGAGGTCTACAGCCTGAACCTGAAAGAAACGGTTCCCGCTCCGACCCAGGACGTTGAAGTTCACTTGATCGGCATCAACGACTTCCACGGCCAGCTTGACACTACATCCGTGGTGGGTGGCAAGAATGTAGGCACGGCGGCGATTCTTGCGACTTACCTGAATCAAACCCGGGCGAAATATGAGAATTCTCTGCTCTTCCATAACGGGGATTCCGTCGGCGCATCGGCTCCGGTGTCCTCGCTTGAACGCGACGAACCGACCCTTGAATGGATGAACTTGATGAAATTCGATGTCGGTACCCTGGGCAACCATGAGTTTGACCAAGGCGTAGATGCGTTGAAATCGCAAATCTTCGGCGGCGCTGATCCGAAGAACAACAAAATTGTTCATGCCGGCGCGGATTTTGATTATGTCAATGCCAATGTAATCGACAGCACCTACAATACGCCGATTATCAATCCTTACGTCATTAAGGAAATCGGCGGCGTGAAAATCGGCTTTATCGGCGTTGTAACCAAAGCTACGCCTAGCAAAGTTTCACCTGCCGGAACGGCGGGCGTGCGTTTCCTGAGCGCCGAAGAAGAAGTTCAGGCGATCGGGAAGTACGCGGCCGAGCTTCAAAGCAAAGGCGTCCAAACGATTGTTGTGCTGGCGCATGACCCGGCTTCCACCAAAGGCGATGTGACAACCGGCGAAGCCGCCGATCTGGCCAATGCGCTTCCGGCCAATTCGCCGGTCGACGTCATCGTTGCCGGTGACAACCACGCGCTGGCGAACGGCCTTGTGAACGGCAAGCTGATTGTTCAGGCTTATTCTTACGGCACGGCTTTTGAGGACATCAAGCTGGTGATCGATCATACGACAGGGGATGTCAAGACGAAGTCGGCAGTTGTTAATACCACCTTCCAGGATGGTGTAACCCCTGATCCGGCAACCGCTGCACTTGTGGACAAATACCTGAATCTGCATCCGGAGCTGACCAAGCCGGTAGGTACGACTGACGGTACGATTACCCGCACCGACGCGTACAACAACGAATCGGCTCTCGGCAACCTGATTGCCGACGCTATGCTGAGCGCCGATTTCGGCGACGGCAAGCAAGCCGACTTCGCCTTCATGAATCCGGGCGGCATCCGGGCGGATCTTCCGAAAGGAAATGTCTCGTTCGGCGACCTGGCCAAAATCCAGCCGTTCGGCAACACGCTCGTGAAGCTGACGCTCACCGGCGCGCAAATCAAGACTCTGCTGCAGCAGCAATGGGGTGTGAAAGCCGACGGAACGGCAGACACCAAAACGCTGCAAATTGCCGGACTGAAATACACAGCCAATATGTATCTGCCGGTAGCCGACCGGATCGCCAGCCTCACCAAGACGGACGGCACGCCGATTAAACCCGATCAAACGTATACGGCCGTTGTGAATAACTTTATGGCGGCGGGCGGAGACAACTACAAGGTTCTGACCCAAGCCAGTGCTTCCGTTCCTGGTCCAATCGACCTCGACGTGTTCTATGATTACGTCGTGAAGACCTTCAAGGGCGGCATGATCACAGCTAAAATTGAAGGACGCATCACCAACAAACTGAACCCGTCGGATTCTTCTAACCCTGGATCGACGCCAAGCCCGTCCGCATCGCCAAGTCCGACGCCTTCCGCTACGCCGGCTCCAAATGCAACACCGGCACCAACCGCCTCGGCACCGGTATTCAAGGATGTGGAGAAAGTGGCATGGGCGAAGGAAGCCATTGCTTCTCTGGCCGCCAAAGGCATCATCAATGGCGTGGACGGCAGCAATTTTGCACCGGCCAAACCTGTGACCCGCGCAGAATTCGTCACCATGCTGGTGCGCGCTCTGAATCTGAACGCTTCTGGCGCGATCGGCAAATTCAATGATGTCAAGCAGGGCGTCTGGTATTCGGGTTCCATCGCAGCAGCCGTTCAGGCTGGAATCGTGAAAGGCTCCGGAAGCGGCAAATTCGAACCGGGACGTGAAATCACCCGTGAAGAAATGGCGATTATGATCGTGAATGCCCTGAAAGGACAACTGCAGCCGATTGATAAGAATGCGACGCTGCAGAAGTTTGCCGATAAGTCCAAAATCGCGCCTTACGCGCAGGAAGCTGTCGCGCAGCTGACCCGGCTTGGAATTGTGAACGGTGTGGATGCCGAGAAATTCGCACCGAAGGATATCGCCAGCCGCGCTCAGGCGGCGGTTATCATCTACCGTATGCTGGAGAAGAAAGCATCCTAA
- a CDS encoding MBL fold metallo-hydrolase translates to MTNQTETFSGSKHFRLNHVANGVFAAISVPGTGSLGNAAIIDLGDSTLVVDTFLTIEAAEDLQAAAIELTGKPVSYVINTHWHSDHTSGNQVFAPEAQIISTSVTREIMATFGTERLARQLANPEPIVKAMDELDEKIQQETDDKLKKEMQWENASDREYMNILPKLEYTLPTITFDGQMTIHGSDRTVQLITYGGGHTQSDAFVYLPEEKIAITGDLVLSKHHPVMMYANPDAWLDILERVEGLGVETIIPGHGEVCGVKELHEVRSYINDIVALVTEAVQNKKSIDELAVPEAYVDWYFTTYFKPNVKKVYDSIAESAASTPL, encoded by the coding sequence ATGACAAATCAAACGGAAACTTTTTCAGGCTCCAAGCATTTTCGGCTTAATCACGTCGCTAACGGGGTATTTGCAGCAATATCGGTCCCCGGTACCGGCTCTTTAGGAAACGCGGCAATTATTGACCTTGGCGATTCCACGCTTGTGGTGGATACCTTCTTAACCATAGAAGCCGCGGAGGATTTGCAGGCAGCCGCAATAGAGCTTACGGGTAAGCCGGTTTCTTATGTAATCAACACCCATTGGCACAGTGACCATACGAGCGGAAATCAAGTGTTTGCCCCCGAGGCGCAAATCATATCTACATCGGTTACCCGCGAAATTATGGCGACGTTTGGAACAGAACGGCTGGCCCGGCAATTGGCAAATCCGGAACCGATTGTTAAGGCTATGGATGAACTCGACGAGAAAATACAGCAAGAGACGGATGACAAGCTAAAAAAGGAAATGCAATGGGAAAATGCCAGCGACCGTGAGTACATGAACATACTCCCCAAGCTCGAATATACTCTGCCGACGATAACTTTTGACGGACAAATGACGATCCACGGCAGTGATCGGACCGTACAGCTCATCACCTATGGCGGCGGTCACACACAAAGCGATGCCTTCGTGTACCTCCCGGAAGAAAAAATCGCAATCACGGGAGATCTGGTGCTCTCGAAGCATCATCCTGTAATGATGTATGCCAATCCTGACGCTTGGCTGGATATTTTGGAACGAGTCGAAGGGCTTGGTGTAGAAACGATCATTCCGGGGCATGGGGAAGTGTGCGGGGTGAAAGAGCTTCATGAGGTGAGAAGTTATATCAATGATATTGTCGCATTGGTGACGGAAGCCGTTCAGAACAAGAAGAGCATCGATGAGCTTGCAGTGCCGGAAGCTTATGTGGACTGGTATTTTACTACCTATTTTAAGCCGAATGTAAAAAAAGTGTACGACTCTATCGCCGAATCGGCAGCTTCAACCCCACTTTAA